Proteins encoded by one window of Cheilinus undulatus linkage group 13, ASM1832078v1, whole genome shotgun sequence:
- the chd8 gene encoding chromodomain-helicase-DNA-binding protein 8 isoform X2, producing the protein MADPIMDLFEDTPLFNLDALPDDSFTQGSSDPVEEALKLALGQVDPPAEPELPVNTGLSIPVATPVIPDPAPVPVPTQQPVPVVTAQTVSIAAAPTVAPVPVDTVPQIQPQTTIPIASNTSVAPSSTVLLSSPLTVSTTTTATTPQLTQITHQLTPQQLAAITQQAGGKIVILKGPQGQAQVLQTVSGATGQTSGKVIRVLSGTPLKPGMSILQGGTVLNQASPGQAQVKVGTAGVQRLLQSPNGPVKQMLLTTVPQQTQGQQVQVQIPAQTQIAQGQTQVQVQPQAQTAQIQVQPQAQAAQIQVQTPGQVQLQPAMAAQTPGAEAKRITLVLQQPSQTAAPSGQAVAAQQQVTQVQQVQAAQAGQQQQAQAPARLVLGQLPGGKLVLQGSQLAALTQARAGGQAGGQPKVLTIQLQVQQQPNQQGGVKYQLVSGAGNTGSPQVLQISQGQGGQRVAVPLKMLLQPQTSSATSAGGTVSVVKVINSSAGPSTTTTTPSQAIRITKAPGDSAPVRRVEILCKQEKANRIVAEAIARAKARGEKNLPRVLNQDELPSSQTSPEAGGTVTVVSAAKKKSSGGGSKKKSPVAGAATPKTPGGGDKKGKVKMPGGPTGVVGGTVTPGAGNKSKSKTKTNTITLVGAKKRKRNASSDHSDGEMSPASPAALEEDLITRRSNRVVKRKKYTEDLDIKITDDEDEQEDIDVTTTAAAVASISGGTAAQLKQELELDVDGQPSMQFFVENPSEEDAAIVDKVLSMRLTKKEVSPGQYTNVEEFFVKYKNYSYLHCEWASLEQLEKDKRIHQKIKRFKTKHAQMRHLFQEEEEPFNPDYVEVDRILDVSHSVDKDNGEPVVYYLVKWCSLPYEDATWELKEDVDEGKVEEFGKIANRQPRLKRTPRPPAASWKKLEETREYKNGNTLREYQLEGVNWLLFNWYNRQNCILADEMGLGKTIQSIALLSEVYSAGIQGPFLVIAPLSTITNWEREFSTWTHMNAIVYHGSLASRQMIQQYEMYCKDDKEHLIPGAYKFDALITTFEMILSDCPELREISWRCVIIDEAHRLKNRNCKLLDSLKMLDLEHKVLLTGTPLQNTVEELFSLLHFLEPAQFPSETEFLRDFGDLKTEEQVQKLQAILKPMMLRRLKEDVEKNLAPKQETIIEVELTDVQKKYYRAILERNFSFLSLGANSNSNVPNLLNTMMELRKCCNHPYLINGAEEKIVAELREVYDPLAPDFHLQALIRSAGKLVLLDKLLPRLKAGGHKVLIFSQMVRCLDILEDYLINKRYLYERIDGRVRGNLRQAAIDRFSKPDSDRFVFLLCTRAGGLGINLTAADTCVIFDSDWNPQNDLQAQARCHRIGQSKAVKVYRLITRNSYEREMLDKASLKLGLDRAVLQSMSGNKDKDNVNGIQQFSKKEIEDLLRKGAYAAIMDENDEGSRFCEEDIDQILQRRATTITIESEGKGSTFSKASFVASENRNDIALDDPEFWQKWAKKADIDMDTINRKNTLVIDTPRVRKQTRQYSSLRGEGGDLSDLDSDDEYPPANSRQSRASRRADRHSGGGYGRTDCFRVEKHLLVYGWGRWRDILSHARCKRRLSERDVETICRVILVFCLLHYRGDENIKSFIWELITPPENGREPQTLLNHSGLSIPVPRGRKGKRVKAQSTFDVQKVEWIRKYNPDTLLLDDSYRKHLKHQCNKVLLRVRMLYYLKQEVIGEHSDSVLKGADIRDLDIWMPEMEQQEVPARWWDAESDRSLLAGVFKHGYEMYTTMRADPCLCFMERCGRPDDKAIDAEQHTGDPEMGDDADYDKYSEDPEFKPASRHAKDLFEEPDSMNVDDEISVEDKVAPVIVENTSSLSSSCDWPSSSSLTARLRRLITAFQRSYRQEQLKIEAEAKGDRRRRRCEQASKLKEIARQERQQRWTRREECDFYRVVSTFGVEKIKKESGLQESADPEFDWSRFRTFARLDKKTDESLSRYFRSFVAMCRRVCHLRPGRDEDPSEPTTTVAPITEERASRTLYRISLLRRLRERVLPHPSLEERLPMAPPSSELPAWWNIPDHDRQLMLGAALHGVSRTELSIYSDPQFTFVQAREDFIQNQQAPPPPPPPQGPPMMSLCQPKTEEDMLGVKEEGVEEEAQLLGGPISTNLQSTPLSHHDGKVAGQGWSLKRNKIKVGKSGRKVEGGSDSDSDSDSGSSSSDRSGSSDDSGESEEETDGRMKLCDADEENSLLSMTPSQDGIPPPDPLRVDWPKDRILINRLDNLCTLVLSGQWPSGRRYVSEAQLNPSSELVGDEMAYTRVMRKPIGTPGGPGADGDDGEFTVKLLKEEGLKLTFSKQALLPNGSGGESSSRKKRKDQEFSDPDGLHDPLERTPRRRDPPTWLKENPDYEVEGDMLELLVNRSKRKRRRRADKALTGSEKVKVINMRTGKKVGAAFCPMLQDLREYLEENPDNAVAPEWSDAVRNSGFLPETFFHRLLTEHSEIPKKSRRRHHHHHHHHHHTPEPTPEEPTLDGVEETLVSDGAYMMDEEDLETSHHFLTSPDFDVKMEGGDSLSQGDYDSSDQEALLDDVIMAQKSSDSSSSSED; encoded by the exons ATGGCAGATCCTATCATGGACCTCTTTGAGGACACGCCCCTGTTTAACCTGGACGCCCTACCTGATGACTCCTTCACTCAGGGCTCTTCTGACCCCGTGGAGGAGGCGCTTAAGCTGGCTTTGGGCCAAGTGGACCCACCAGCAGAGCCCGAGCTCCCAGTCAACACGGGCCTCAGTATTCCTGTAGCAACTCCTGTCATCCCTGACCCTGCCCCTGTTCCAGTCCCCACACAGCAGCCAGTGCCAGTGGTGACTGCTCAGACTGTTTCCATAGCAGCAGCTCCCACTGTAGCCCCTGTCCCTGTTGATACTGTACCTCAGATCCAGCCCCAGACCACCATACCCATTGCCAGCAACACCAGCGTGGCCCCAAGTAGCACTGTCCTGCTAAGCTCACCTCTGACTGTttccaccaccaccaccgccaCCACGCCGCAGCTCACTCAGATAACCCACCAGCTCACGCCTCAGCAGCTAGCTGCCATCACGCAGCAGGCCGGGGGGAAAATTGTCATTCTCAAAGGTCCCCAGGGGCAGGCCCAGGTCCTGCAGACTGTCTCAGGGGCCACAGGCCAAACAAGTGGAAAGGTCATTCGTGTGCTGTCTGGCACACCTCTGAAGCCTGGCATGTCCATTCTGCAGGGGGGCACGGTCCTGAATCAGGCAAGCCCAGGACAAGCCCAAGTCAAGGTGGGCACTGCAGGGGTACAGAGGCTACTGCAGTCTCCCAACGGGCCCGTAAAACAGATGCTGCTGACCACCGTGCCTCAGCAGACGCAAGGACAGCAGGTTCAGGTGCAGATCCCGGCTCAGACACAGATTGCTCAAGGCCAGACTCAAGTCCAAGTTCAGCCCCAAGCCCAGACTGCCCAGATCCAGGTACAACCCCAGGCCCAGGCAGCTCAGATCCAGGTCCAGACACCAGGTCAGGTGCAGCTCCAGCCCGCCATGGCAGCCCAGACACCG GGTGCCGAGGCCAAGCGGATCACCCTGGTTCTCCAGCAGCCCTCCCAGACTGCTGCTCCATCGGGCCAAGCTGTGGCGGCCCAGCAGCAGGTCACTCAAGTCCAGCAAGTTCAGGCAGCTCAAGCAGGCCAACAGCAGCAGGCCCAGGCCCCAGCTAGACTGGTGCTGGGTCAGCTCCCTGGAGGAAAACTGGTGCTCCAAGGAAGCCAGCTCGCAGCCCTGACCCAGGCTCGGGCTGGAGGACAAGCTGGAGGGCAGCCCAAAGTCCTCACAATTCAGCTGCAGGTGCAGCAGCAGCCCAACCAACAAGGAGGAGTAAAG TACCAGCTGGTGTCAGGTGCTGGAAACACCGGCAGCCCACAGGTGTTGCAGATCTCACAAGGCCAAGGAGGACAGAGAGTCGCAGTGCCACTCAAAatgctcctgcagccacag ACGAGCTCGGCAACCTCGGCGGGGGGAACAGTCTCTGTGGTTAAGGTCATCAACTCGTCTGCAGGACCctcaactacaaccaccactcCGTCCCAGGCCATCCGCATCACCAAAGCCCCCGGCGACTCCGCCCCTGTGCGACGGGTGGAGATCCTGTGCAAGCAGGAGAAAGCGAACCGCATCGTAGCTGAAGCCATCGCCCGGGCCAAAGCACGCGGTGAGAAGAATCTTCCCCGAGTCCTGAACCAGGACGAGCTTCCATCGTCACAGACCTCCCCGGAAGCAGGAGGCACCGTGACCGTGGTGTCTGCCGCGAAGAAAAAGAGCAGCGGAggaggaagcaagaaaaagagtCCCGTAGCTGGAGCAGCAACGCCCAAAACGCCAGGAGGGGGtgacaaaaaaggcaaagtAAAGATGCCAGGAGGACCAACAGGAGTGGTTGGAGGCACAGTAACGCCTGGAGCAGGGAACAAAAGCAAGAGCAAGACTAAGACAAA CACTATAACTCTTGTGGgagcaaaaaagagaaagagaaatgcGTCCTCAGATCACTCTGATGGGGAGATGAGCCCTGCCTCACCTGCTGCACTGGAGGAGGATCTGATTACG AGGCGCTCCAATCGTGTAGTAAAAAGGAAGAAATACACAGAAGACCTGGACATTAAGATAACGGATGATGAGGACGAGCAGGAAGATATAGATGTTACTACGACCGCGGCTGCCGTGGCCTCCATCAGTGGTGGGACGGCAGCGCAGCTTAAGCAGGAGTTGGAGCTGGATGTGGACGGGCAGCCCAGCATGCAGTTCTTTGTG GAAAACCCAAGTGAAGAAGATGCTGCTATTGTGGACAAAGTTCTCTCAATGAGGCTGACAAAGAAGGAG gtgTCACCTGGCCAGTACACAAACGTCGAGGAATTCTTTGTCAAATACAAGAACTA TTCATACTTACACTGTGAGTGGGCCAGTTTGGAGCAGCTGGAGAAAGATAAGAGGATCCATCAGAAGATCAAGAGGTTTAAGACCAAACACGCACAGATGAGGCACCTCTTCCAGGAG GAGGAGGAGCCTTTTAACCCTGACTATGTGGAGGTGGACCGGATCCTGGATGTGTCCCACAGCGTGGACAAGGACAACGGAGAG CCTGTTGTCTACTACCTGGTGAAGTGGTGCTCTCTGCCTTACGAGGACGCCACCTGGGAGCTGAAGGAAGACGTAGACGAGGGAAAGGTCGAGGAGTTTGGCAAAATTGCAAATCGACAACCTCGCCTGAAGAGAACG CCACGGCCGCCTGCTGCTTCATGGAAGAAACTGGAGGAGACCAGAGAGTACAAAAATGGAAACACGCTCAGAGAGTATCAGCTGGAAGGAGTCAACTGGCTTCTCTTCAACTGGTACAACAG GCAGAACTGTATCCTGGCGGATGAAATGGGTCTGGGTAAGACGATCCAGTCCATCGCTCTGTTATCTGAGGTTTACTCTGCTGGAATTCAGGGCCCTTTCCTGGTCATCGCTCCCCTCTCCACCATCACCAACTGGGAGAGGGAGTTCTCCACATGGACCCACATGAATGCCATCGTCTACCACGGCAGCCTGGCCAGCCGACAGATGATCCAGCAGTATGAGATGTACTGCAAGGACGACAAG gAGCACTTGATTCCAGGTGCCTACAAGTTTGACGCCCTCATAACCACCTTTGAGATGATTTTATCTGACTGCCCCGAGCTGAGGGAGATCTCCTGGCGCTGCGTGATCATCGACGAAGCTCATCGCCTCAAGAATAGAAACTGCAAACTGTTGGACAGTTTGAAGATGTTGGATCTG GAACACAAAGTGCTATTGACAGGCACTCCTCTTCAAAACACTGTGGAGGAACTCTTTAGTCTGCTTCATTTTCTGGAGCCTGCTCAGTTCCCCTCTGAGACTGAATTCCTGAGAGACTTTGGAGACCTCAAAACAGAGGAACAG GTTCAGAAGCTGCAGGCCATCTTGAAACCCATGATGTTACGAAGGCTCAAAGAGGATGTCGAGAAGAACTTGGCACCCAAACAGGAGACCATCATTGAG GTTGAGTTAACGGACGTCCAGAAGAAGTACTACCGGGCCATCCTGGAGAGGAACTTCAGCTTCTTGAGTTTAGGAGCAAACAGTAACAGTAATGTCCCCAACCTGCTCAACACAATGATGGAGCTGCGCAAGTGCTGCAACCACCCCTACCTCATCAATG GCGCGGAGGAGAAGATCGTAGCGGAGTTGCGGGAGGTGTACGACCCCCTGGCTCCCGACTTCCATTTGCAGGCCCTCATTCGGTCGGCCGGCAAACTGGTGCTGCTGGACAAGCTTCTGCCTCGCCTCAAGGCAGGCGGCCACAAAGTGCTCATCTTCTCCCAGATGGTGCGCTGCTTAGACATTCTGGAGGACTACCTCATTAACAAGAG ATACCTGTATGAACGTATTGATGGCAGAGTGCGTGGGAACTTACGACAAGCTGCCATTGATCGCTTCAGTAAACCTGACTCAGACAGATTTGTCTTCCTGCTGTGTACCCGTGCTGGTGGCCTGGGTATTAACCTCACTGCTGCTGACACCTGTGTCATATTTGACTCTGACTGGAACCCTCAGAATGACCTGCAG GCGCAAGCACGGTGTCATCGTATTGGCCAGTCTAAAGCTGTCAAAGTCTACCGTCTGATCACAAGGAACTCCTATGAGAGGGAGATGCTGGACAAAGCAAGTTTAAAGCTCGGCCTGGACCGCGCTGTCCTGCAGAGCATGAGtggaaataaagacaaagacaatGTCAACGGG ATCCAGCAGTTCTCAAAGAAGGAGATTGAGGACCTGCTGAGGAAAGGAGCCTACGCTGCCATCATGGATGAGAACGATGAGGGCAGTCGCTTCTGCGAGGAAGACATCGACCAGATCCTTCAGCGAAGAGCCACCACCATCACCATTGAGAGCGAGGGCAAAGGATCCACGTTCTCCAAGGCCAGCTTTGTGGCCTCTGAGAACCGCAATGACATCGCTTTGGATGATCCTGAATTCTGGCAGAAGTGGGCAAAGAAAGCCGACATAGACATGGACACCATCAACCGAAAG AACACCCTCGTCATTGACACCCCTAGGGTGCGAAAACAGACACGTCAGTACTCCAGTCTACGAGGTGAAGGTGGAGACCTGTCTGATCTGGACAGCGATGATGAGTATCCTCCCGCCAACTCCAGACAGTCACGTGCCTCCCGACGTGCCGACCGCCACAGTGGAGGGGGATATGGACGCACAGACTGTTTCCGGGTGGAGAAACACCTGCTTGTCTACGG TTGGGGTCGCTGGAGGGACATTTTGTCCCATGCTAGATGTAAACGCCGTCTGAGTGAACGTGACGTTGAGACGATCTGTCGTGTCattcttgtgttttgtttgctCCATTACCGGGGAGATGAAAACATCAAGAGTTTCATCTGGGAGCTCATCACACCGCCTGAGAACGGACGTGAACCCCAGACACTACTCAACCACTCTG GTCTGTCTATCCCCGTTCCAAGAGGCAGGAAGGGTAAGAGGGTAAAGGCTCAGAGCACATTCGACGTTCAGAAGGTGGAGTGGATCCGTAAATACAACCCGGACACTCTGCTTCTCGATGACAGCTACCGCAAACACCTCAAACACCAGTGCAACAA GGTGTTGCTGAGGGTACGAATGCTCTACTAcctgaaacaggaagtcattgGTGAACATTCAGACTCTGTCCTGAAAGGGGCTGACATCAG gGATCTTGACATCTGGATGCCTGAGATGGAGCAGCAGGAGGTTCCTGCAAGATGGTGGGATGCAGAGTCCGACCGCTCCCTGCTGGCAGGTGTATTTAAACATG GTTATGAGATGTACACCACCATGCGTGCTGATCCGTGCCTCTGTTTCATGGAGAGATGTGGTCGGCCTGATGACAAGGCCATCGATGCTGAGCAGCACACTGGTGATCCAGAGATGGGAGACGA TGCTGACTATGATAAATACTCGGAGGATCCAGAGTTCAAGCCTGCATCAAGACATGCCAAAGATCTTTTCGAGGAG CCTGACTCCATGAACGTTGACGATGAGATCTCCGTGGAGGATAAGGTGGCACCAGTGATTGTAGAAAACACATCCAGCCTGAGCAGCTCTTGTGATTGGCCATCCAGCTCGTCACTTACAGCGCGACTGCGGCGGCTCATCACTGCTTTCCAGCGCAGCTACAGACAGGAGCAGCTGAAGATCGAAGCCGAGGCTAAGGGCGACCGCAGACGCAGGCGGTGTGAACAGGCCAGTAAGCTGAAGGAGATTGCACGGCAGGAGCGCCAGCAGAG GTGGACACGGAGGGAAGAATGCGACTTCTACCGTGTGGTGTCAACTTTCGGTGTGGAGAAGATAAAGAAGGAGTCGGGTCTTCAGGAGAGTGCTGACCCTGAATTTGACTGGAGCCGTTTCCGAACCTTTGCTCGTCTGGATAAAAAAACAGACGAGAGCCTCAGCCGTTACTTCCGCTCTTTTGTTGCCATGTGTCGAAGAGTTTGCCACCTGCGCCCAGGCCGGGATGAAG ATCCATCAGAGCCCACCACCACTGTTGCCCCGATCACAGAGGAGCGTGCTTCCCGTACCCTTTACCGTATCAGCCTCCTACGACGCCTTCGAGAGCGAGTCTTGCCTCATCCCTCCCTGGAGGAGCGTCTTCCTATGGCCCCGCCTAGCTCCGAGTTGCCTGCCTGGTGGAACATACCGGACCACGATCGACAGCTGATGTTGGGTGCTGCGCTGCATGGCGTGAGCCGCACTGAGCTCTCCATTTACTCAGACCCACAGTTCACCTTCGTTCAGGCTCGGGAAGACTTCATCCAGAACCAGCAAgcccctccacctccacctccacctcagGGACCACCCATGATGTCCCTCTGCCAGCCGAAGACTGAGGAGGACATGCTGGGTGTGAAGGAGGAGGGGGTTGAAGAGGAGGCTCAGCTGCTTGGAGGTCCGATCAGCACCAACCTGCAAAGTACGCCTTTGAGTCACCATGATGGTAAAGTAGCGGGGCAGGGCTGGAGCCTGAAGAGGAACAAGATAAAGGTTGGAAAATCAGGAAGGAAAGTAGAGGGAGGCTCGGATTCAGATTCTGATTCAGATTCTGGATCATCTTCATCTGACCGATCAGGCAGCAGTGATGACAGTGGGGAGAGCGAGGAGGAGACAGACGGAC GCATGAAGCTCTGTGATGCAGATGAAGAGAACAGTTTACTGTCGATGACTCCCTCTCAGGACGGTATTCCTCCTCCTGATCCACTCAGAGTGGACTGGCCCAAG GACCGCATCTTGATCAACCGTCTGGACAATTTGTGCACGTTGGTGCTGAGCGGTCAGTGGCCCTCAGGGCGACGTTATGTATCCGAGGCTCAGCTAAACCCCAGCTCAGAGCTGGTGGGAGATGAGATGGCTTACACGAGGGTGATGCGTAAACCCATCGGCACACCTGGTGGCCCCGGGGCTGATGGAGACGACGGAGAATTCACTGTGAAGCTCCTGAAG GAGGAGGGGCTGAAGCTGACCTTCTCCAAACAGGCTCTGCTGCCCAACGGCTCAGGAGGAGAGAGCAGCAGTCGCAAGAAGCGAAAGGACCAAGaa ttttctgaCCCAGATGGGCTCCATGACCCACTGGAGCGGACTCCTCGGCGCAGGGACCCTCCCACCTGGTTGAAGGAGAACCCAGATTATGAGGTTGAGGGAGACATGCTGGAG ctTCTGGTGAATAGGagcaagaggaagaggaggaggagggcagaTAAAGCTCTGACGGGCAGTGAGAAGGTCAAAGTCATCAACATGAGGACAGGAAAGAAG GTTGGTGCTGCTTTCTGTCCAATGCTGCAAGATCTGAGGGAATACCTGGAGGAGAATCCTGACAACGCTGTAGCACCTGAGTGGTCTGATGCTGTTAGAAACTCT GGTTTCCTGCCTGAGACCTTCTTCCATCGACTGCTGACCGAGCACTCGGAGATCCCCAAGAAGAGCCGACGCCggcatcaccaccaccaccaccatcatcaccacACTCCAGAGCCCACACCAGAAGAGCCCACCCTTGATGGAGTGGAGGAGACGCTGGTCTCAGACGGAGCCTACATGATGGACGAGGAGGACCTGGAGACCTCCCATCACTTTCTTACCAGTCCGGACTTTGAC